DNA from Brassica napus cultivar Da-Ae chromosome C4, Da-Ae, whole genome shotgun sequence:
AGCAGCGTCTGCTTACATCCTCCGCCGCGGCTAGGCTTCTCCGGCTATCGGTCTCCTCCACTGACGGTGAAGAAGACAAATCCAGCGCCTCGGATCTGTTTCGGAGCCACGCGAAGAAGGCCGTCAACAGTCAAGCCGCGTCTCCTCTCAGGCGATCCCTGAGTGCTTCTTGCGATGATCCGTCGTCGTTTCGAGACGCGAGAGCTTCGTTGTCTTTGCCTCCTGTGGCACCTAACTCGAAGGCTCAGGCTGATAtaaagaagcagaagaaagttTCAGGGCAACAAGCTGATGCACATTCTCTGAAACTTCTCCATAACCGATACTTGCAGTGGAGATTCGCTAATGCGAACGCTGAGGTCAAAACGCAAGCTCAGAAGGCACAAGCTGAGGTCAGTTTCTACTCTGAGAATCAAAAAGATTGATACTTTAGCTAATCATATCAATGATGATTATTCGACAAGTCTATTGGTTATTGTTACAGTAtgaatttgaaattaaaatcagTTTCAGAAGTGAGTGTGTGTTCTGTTTGGTAGATAGATCAGTATGATTTTTGACATTAACACCAATGGCACAAAAGTGAATGTGGTTTATGTCTCTTTTTATTGCAGATGATGTTTCACTCCCTTGGTTTGAAAATGTCAGAGCTCTCTGAATCTGTAAAGGAGAAACGAATAGAACTGGAGAGATTGTTGAGAGTGAAAGCTGTTAAGGAGATTGTGGAGTCTCAAGTAAGTTCGCTtattagacttttttttttttactcattGAGAATTGTTgactaatctctttgaactctATGCAGATTCCTTATTTGGAACAATGGACAACAATTGAAGATGAATACTCAACTTCATTATCAGAAACATCTGAAGCTTTACGGAATGCTTCACTGCGGCTCCCGCTCGATGCTGATATCAAGGTCTATAATGTTCGGAACAACTATGATAATAAACTTGTTCCCTATTTTTCATAACTTGTACTAACAACCACTTCAACTTTTGCTTCTCAAAACCAGGTTGAGACTAAAGAGTTAGCAGAAGTACTTACTGGGGCTTCAAAGTCCGTTGAAGGCATTGTGCAAAACATTGGACATCTTTTGCCTAAGGTTAGCAAACTACTATGTGTTTGGCTCTACCTCATAACATGAACATGAATACAATTCGAATGTGGATTAACATGTGTTGATGCATTTTGCAGACGCAAGAGATGGAGACTTTGATATCTGAACTAGCAAGAGTAAGCAGCATAGAGAAGGCATCAGTACAAGATTGTGGAGTTACACTACTGAAGACACATTCAGCTCATGTATAAACCTGAAACATTGAATCTAACATAACCCTTTGTTCTTTTCAGTTGCTGAAGTCTAAATAAGTGTCTTCCTCTTATGCAGATTGAGGAGTGTTATCTTAGGAGTCAGCTTATTCAACAACAACAGCACAAGAAGTGTGAACTTCAAAAATAGAGCAAAAGTTTTGTTTTACATGGGGACTATATGTTCTGATCATTATATTGTAACCATATTAATAAAGAAGTAATGGAACTGCTTTTGACCAAGCTAAACCGGATCCAAATTGATTTAAATTCTGTAGAAGCAGTGATTCTCGAGTATTGATTGGACTTAACCAACCTAAGCCGGATCCAATTAATTAGTTCTGTAGAAGAAATGATTCTCTAGTATTCGACTAAGTAACCAAGTTATTAGGATTCTACCGGTGATCATtctagaaacaaaaaaacaaaaaaaaggaacatagagaaataaaattgcaggaatgaaaaaaaaaacgattgtTTCATCCTATATTTAACCAGGAATAACTTCGTTCATTATTTCTCTATAGAAAAAGAATGGTAAAAAACGAAAaggaaaaaatttaatttttatgaatggagatttttttttaggaaAGTCGTTCATTGGTAATCGTATAGAAATAGAAATAAGATGAAATGAATATTGGACTTAACCAAGCTAAGCCGGAACCAATtagttaaattttgtaaaagtatcGCAAGAGGCCCAGAACAGGCCCATTAACTAAGACGAGGCTTTAAACTCTACCGATGAGATATCACCACGCGTATTAAAAGGGAACGGCTCTGATTTAATCTCACATTCTTCATAATTGAGTCGGCGGGGGCGGAGCAAATAATTACAACCACCGGAGagattttcgattttcaaaacgAAAGAGAAAGTTATCACAATCTTCTGAAGCgatagaaagagaagagaaagaggagcAATCATGGGGATGAAATTTTTGAACAAGAAGGGATGGCATACGGGGAGCCTCCGTAACATCGAGAACGTGTGGAAGGCTGAGCAGAAACAAGAGGCCGAGCAGAAAAAACTCGAGGAGCTTCGTCTACAGATCGTCCAGGAGAAGGAGCGTTCTGAGTTTCGCGCTCTCCAGGAACAAGCCGGTCTCATCCCGTAAGTCTtattcttctccttcctctcttctctcgATCCCAATCGATTTGGGCTGGATCTAACTTCGGAGTTAGGGTTAGGGACTAGAGCTTGTATATTATTGTTGATTCGTTTAGTGATTGTAATAGAATCGGTGATCCAAATCGATTTGGGTTGGATCTAATTTCGgaattagggttagggtttatagattgtattttaTGATTTGAGTAATTCTTAGTGATTCGTTTAGTGATTGTGATAGAATTGGTGATTTGGAGTTGTGGGTCATTCTAAAAatcgtattttttttttttttgtatcttctTGCAGGAGACAAGAGAGGTTAGAGTTTCTGTATGATTCAGGATTAGCTGTTGGGAAAGGGAGTGCGAGTGGTTCAGGTGTGTCGTTTCAGAGAGAAGAGCAGCCTTTAGCTAATGCTGCGGAAGCTGGTAATAATGCTGGTGAGAAGCCAGATCCTTCAGCTCCTGGTGCGTTGTTTGAGGATAAGACTCCCTCTGCGAATGATTCTTGGAGGAAGCTTCACTCTGACCCTTTGCTTCTCATCAGGCAGCGCGAGCAAGAAGCTCTTGCTAGAATCAAGAACAACCCTGTCAAGATGGCTCTTATTCGAAAATCTGTAAGTTTTACTTTTACTTGCAgggtttttgaatttaaattgtATTGGATGTTGTTTGTGTTGTTGCCTCGTTTACCTACTGACCTGTTGGATAACTTTCTTGTTTATAGGTGGAGGAGAAGGGAAAGGGTAAAGATGGTGGTGCAAAGGAGCACAAGAAAAAGCGTAAGCATCGTAAGCATTCTTCATCCAGACACCATTCTGATTCGGGGGAAGATTCTGGCGAAGAGACTGGAAGAAAATCACGTCATCACAGAGCATCAGGGGATCATGACAAACACTATGAGAGGGAAAGTCGTGATAAGCACTCTGAGAGACGAAGGTCTGACTTAGAGGATGAGTCCAGAAGAAGAGAGAGTCAAGATAAGCACTATGAGAGACGGAGGTCAGAGTTGGATGATGAGTCCAAAAGAAGAGAAAGTCAAGATAAGCACTATGAGAGACGGAGGTCAGAGTTGGATGATGAAtcaaagagaagagaaagacgTAGAGATGATCGACCCAGTGAGAAGTATAGGAACCACTCTCCTTACAGCAGCCGTTTAGAAAGGGAAAATCTCAAGAGTTATGGTGAAGATGACAGAAAAAGGAAAACAGAGGATTTAGACAATGTCAAGCCCCCCTCGAGGGAGGACAATGGATTCCAGAATAGACGCCGGAAGGGTGGCTCTAAACtatcagaggaagagagagctgCTAGATTCAAGCAAATGCAAATGGACGCAGAGGTGCACGAGGAGCAGAGATGgagaagattgaagaaagctgaTGAAAGTGATGCAGTGGAAGCTAGCAAGAACAAAAACTCTTTGGGCAAAAGCTTCTTGGACGAGGCTAATAAAAGTGTGTATGGAGTTGAGAAAGGTGGAAGCTCGACCATTGAAGAAAGTGTGCGTCGCAGAAGCTTTTATTCACAGCGTGGAACTGAGGCTGAAGGCAATGCTTTTCGCCGTTGAATGAACAAATATCATATTCCAATACgagtttttattttggaaatgtaacaaatcaatactattaaaacaacagTCTTTTCTTTACATTCCACAAGTGTGCcactgaaatattttaaatagtaagaaaaattaattatctACATTTTCTTGAATAGATATTTGGAAGATTTGAACAAAGAATATTCTTTAATAACCAAATGTcaataattcaataaattttaaattgcctaaacacatataatttggattgaacacacttttttttttgtaggtgtGATACTACGTAGACTACATTTTTACAGACTTTCTGTTTTACTTTCTTTGtttatattctatatatattaattgaaaattatttaaaaagttgtaactttaattttgtattaattaaaaaaatattttgtttagatGTCACTTAATTAAAATGTCAATTTAGCTTACGTGGGAacttaagaatcaattgaaaaaatctTAATACAAATCCAATTACTAGAAAACATTATActaacccaaaatataagaagtgtgtattttttccttaaataaaagctatggaattacctaatatgattaacatatatatgacagttaatgtttatgaataataaatatttgataataatttttgcatcattcttcatttttgtttaattttatattattaaaaaaaattaaacaatcaaattaaccatataataaaaaattagattttttcgtatatgttatattttgaatttttttaaaattactttaaaTTACAGAAAtcaggaaaccttatatgttatattttaatttttttaaaacaactttaaattacaaaatgaggaaaccttatatgttatttttttatatgttatattttgaattttttaaaacaactttaaattacaaaaatgtaagttttccttaagcatacgactaaaaacattaaaatgacatgtatcaattcattggttgatttgaaacctttcaaaaccatatgaaagacaaagattaaaataattcaactgtgagaacaatactgttcatttttttcaagaatgtgttcggtgaaaaaaaaaaattctgtcataatttgtttaatgtccaatttGATCAATCCATGATATATTAAGTATAGTTTAGTTctataattttaacaaaaattgaTCTGGTCAATCAGagacaaattatataataacaacaaaaaacattgtatatgtataataaaatgatcaaatatattaaaaaattatcgatactatatacaaataaatttactACGGAAgacgcatgtcttatcctagtatatatatatatatattgtcatcAAAGTTAACAAAGTGGATGGGCTTTAGATATGATTATAGCAAAACTTAATTATTATACTTTTTTGTGCAATCTCAATTAATTAAGGGTATGACTAGTATTTCTGCTATCCCCCGCAAAAGTTGATAGTAGTTATTAGCATTTTACAATAATTAttcaaaccgcttcaaaccactctaaacctcataaattcaaaagctcgTTCCAGTTATCGTTTGCGGACGGTTGCatgaagatatatattttttaaaaacattataaataaaaaaataaaaatattcaataaaaaatttaaattggaattataaaatactaaaatatatctatattttaattagtattataaaattttaaaataaaaatatttctatattttttaaaaatttaaaactataactttctaaatataatttatatatttattataatattatgattttgattttttataattatataaaatgtaaatattgttaatttaattatttaaccgctggtgcatttggtagttaactagtcataagtatcccgcaaacgcaccaatttctaaccgcagaactactcgtacaaatctcttaaaaccgctagaaacggTAACCACCCgtaaccgcaaccgctgcgtttgaaacGAGTCAGGCCCTAAATCCAAACAAAAGAGGCAAGAGCAACACAAACACATATCAATTCTATTATATGAAAACAATATTGAAATTATATATGATAGTATAGATTATgcgattaattttttttacacatTCCAAAATAAGTGTTCAGTTTCTACTCTTAAATCAAAACCtgaatatttttacaattctaATAAAACAGTAAATACATTTCTAGTAAGTGATTCTTAACTAACTTTAAACtagaagaaaaaatgaaatctaccacatattaaaaatttcttAACGATCCAAAGTTTTATCTCACctaaaaataattagaatatattatgtatatgaAGTTAAACATAGATTATAGacaaacattttcaaaatagaaaaaaattataaaactatagTTTTATCATTATTTTCAACCATAAAATAATTTGACGCGTTGAAAAAACGAggcaaaatacttttttttttatttatttttttaaattgaaacttataaacaaaataagtaCAATATTAAAACGCGGATTACCGGTAACTACGTTAAGCCATTTTAAAAATACTCCGTTTAGATATATGGCAGgaaaaactctttttatttattttgaagtcgataattatattacaattacattaaaaatgcGGGTCAAAATgtagttataaattaaaaaaaaaggattctCTTTTTGTATGTTTCCGATTCTAGTCGGATATGTTGAGCAATTTCTAGTCTAGGCATTATCTTTCCATATGTAACAGACTAAAGACCCATAACGTAGCCTGATTTGAGGGAGGTCCAGTCCACTTTATTAGTgtgtaataaataataatagctGGTGGGAGGTTGAAAATGTGGTAGAGTGATCCATATCCGTGAGGCCGTGACATGTGTAGTTAAGCACGATACTCCAAGATCCACTTTGGCACCTTTATGGAAGATGAAAGCcactttttttgtcttttaaatatatttggttTCTTTGTGCTATTTTTTGTCAACCTTTCAACTAAGAAGAAGATTTTGGTTCAGAGATTATATAATTGAAGTTTTGCAATATGAAATTCGACTTTAAGGTCGTTGGTGTTAATTATAAATCCAGAAGTTCACATGTATTGAATTGTGGATGGTAAGATAACAAACAACTGATGAAATTTAAAGAGAACAAAAGTGAGTTGGGTTGTTATGGAAACATGTTTGCCGTGTGAGATTTTTTCTAACCtcgctattttttttcttctgtcaTAAGATTAAGCCATTCAGGGATAGATGCTTGCAAGAAGGTTTCAACTTTCACGTGTTGCTAATTTGTACAATGATGATTCCTGAAATATCTACTGTACTGGTGCACataaaatcttaatatttttaataaacttgaTAGAATATTCTGATGAGAAATTTATAATTGTACGAATTCACAGGCAAAATAGACAAACAAGTGTTTTGGCCAGTAAGAATTTTATGGCATAGTCAaatctcttagaaacacaaagagttataaaaacaacttttcttattagctttagaaactactcaaaactaaagctcccaatatgtttctctcagatcatatggaacacctctccattagacctatatttatatgaaagacaattccctttaacatgtgggatatggaaaacacaaacctaacctaaatagaaacttttattttcctatttctaggtttccttattgtgtttatcttaacatattaaacatctaataatatgttaagtttccacaagcttggaattatccaacattcacccccttaattccaacttgaattagGGAGATCAATTTCTTGAACTCCGATTAAGCTCCTCATTTGCTTGAACATAATCCTTGCTAATGGCTTGGTAAGGATGTCAGCCTTCTGCTCAACACCCGGCACATGCTCCACTTCGATATGCCCGTTCTCCACACACTCACGAATGAAGTGATACTTCTTGAGTACATGcttactccttccatggaaaacTGGATTCTTGGTTAGAGCAATGGCTGATTTGTTGTCGATCCTAAGCTTGACTCTCTCGCCTTCTTTGCTTAGTATCTCACTCATCAATTCCTTGATCCATATAGCTTGCTTCGCTGCTTCTGTTGCTGCCATGAATTCTGCTTCGCATGATGACAATGCAACCGTCTGCTGCTTCTGCGATGTCCAAGTAATCAGTGATGAACCGTAGTAGAATGCATGTCCTGACGTGCTCCTCCCGTCATCGAGATCAATGTTGTGACTTCTGTCACTATAACCAACGACACTCCTTGACCCATCTCTCTTGAAGAACATACTGTAGTTTGTTGTTCCTTTCACATATCGCAATATGTGTTTGATGGCTTGTCCGTGAGAGTCTCTCGGATTGTGCATGTATCTGCTAAGAACACCTAATGCGTAACACAGGTCGGGTCTTGTGTGAAGCAGATACCTCAAACATCCTATGATTCTTCTGAACTCGGTAGCATCTATCTCTCGCTCATCTTCAGCTTTTGAGATCTTCAAATTTGCCTCCATTGGAATTTGAGTTGCGTTACACGCTTCCATCTTTGTGTCACGCAGGATTCCTTGAGCATACCTCTCTTGTTTTATTCAGATTCCGTCTGCTCCTTGAATCACCTCTATGCCAAGGTAGTACGTTAGCTTACCTAGATCTGACATCTCGAACTTCTTAGACATCTCCTCCTTGAATTGCCTAATCACCTTAAGTGAAGTTCCTGTCACAAATAGATCATCAACGTAGATGACAATGATCAAGACGTCTCCTCCTTTAGTCTTGCAGTACACTGATGGTTCCTTCGTGAACTTCTCAAatctcatctccttgagaacctgATCGAGTTTTACATTCCATGCTCTGGGTGCCTGGCGTAACCCATACAAAGCCTTGTGTAACACATACACTCGatcatcttctcctttcttttcgaAACCTTCAGGTTGAGTTACATACACTAACTCCTTTAGATCTCCATTCAAGAAAGCGGTCTTCACGTCCATGTGATGTATCTCCCAACTGTTCGTTGCTGCGAGGGCTATTAAGAGCCGAATGGTTTCAAGTCTTGCCACTGGTGCAAACACTTCATCGAAATCTATTCCTTCTCTTTGTACATAGCCTTTTGCCACAAGTCTCGCCTTATACTTGCTCACTGTACCATCCACCTTTCTCTTGATCTTGAAGATCCACTTCAACCCTATAGGTTTCACTCCAGCCGGTCTATCCACAAGTTCCCAtgtcttgtttcttgtgatagACTCCAACTCGGCCACCATCGCCTCAACCCATTCTCGTACGTGTTCAGCTTCAAAATAGTTCTCTGGCTCGCCATCCACTGTGAGCAACAGCATTGCACTTTCTTAATCTGCAAGTAACACATAATCATCGAGATATCTTGGTTTTGTTATGGTTCGGCCTTGTCTGGTCACCAGCGGTTGACCTCCACCGTTTTGGTTTGCATTGTGATCcgcatctccttcttcttcctcatcttggTTTATAGCTTCTTGTTCATGATCCTCACCTTGATCATTACCTTCTTCTATATCACCCTCATGTGGAAGCTTAAGCATGCTCGGTTCA
Protein-coding regions in this window:
- the LOC106394918 gene encoding protein ENDOSPERM DEFECTIVE 1; translation: MEARTGREHPSTPAAIAPVAAAPPPPPPSTRRPRVREVSSRFMSPVSSSSSSSSSAGDLHLTTPRHHHHLNHRSVSVQKSRRQLKLAEGDENHRPSDTARSLDSPFPIHHDGRKNQQQSNNRSKPLKENGQHRLDTPTLPPPSRSRLNQQRLLTSSAAARLLRLSVSSTDGEEDKSSASDLFRSHAKKAVNSQAASPLRRSLSASCDDPSSFRDARASLSLPPVAPNSKAQADIKKQKKVSGQQADAHSLKLLHNRYLQWRFANANAEVKTQAQKAQAEMMFHSLGLKMSELSESVKEKRIELERLLRVKAVKEIVESQIPYLEQWTTIEDEYSTSLSETSEALRNASLRLPLDADIKVETKELAEVLTGASKSVEGIVQNIGHLLPKTQEMETLISELARVSSIEKASVQDCGVTLLKTHSAHIEECYLRSQLIQQQQHKKCELQK
- the LOC106396111 gene encoding pre-mRNA-splicing factor CWC25 homolog yields the protein MGMKFLNKKGWHTGSLRNIENVWKAEQKQEAEQKKLEELRLQIVQEKERSEFRALQEQAGLIPRQERLEFLYDSGLAVGKGSASGSGVSFQREEQPLANAAEAGNNAGEKPDPSAPGALFEDKTPSANDSWRKLHSDPLLLIRQREQEALARIKNNPVKMALIRKSVEEKGKGKDGGAKEHKKKRKHRKHSSSRHHSDSGEDSGEETGRKSRHHRASGDHDKHYERESRDKHSERRRSDLEDESRRRESQDKHYERRRSELDDESKRRESQDKHYERRRSELDDESKRRERRRDDRPSEKYRNHSPYSSRLERENLKSYGEDDRKRKTEDLDNVKPPSREDNGFQNRRRKGGSKLSEEERAARFKQMQMDAEVHEEQRWRRLKKADESDAVEASKNKNSLGKSFLDEANKSVYGVEKGGSSTIEESVRRRSFYSQRGTEAEGNAFRR